Proteins from a genomic interval of Stenotrophomonas maltophilia:
- the rsmA gene encoding 16S rRNA (adenine(1518)-N(6)/adenine(1519)-N(6))-dimethyltransferase RsmA has protein sequence MNSPHSPSGPVFTAPAKKQLGQHFLADRHYIDKIVMAVNPKDGDRLVEIGPGQGAITLPLLRVHPKLTVIEFDRDLIAPLTAAAEPLGELTIVHRDVLRVDFTELADGQPIRLVGNLPYNISSPILFHALEHAAVIRDMHFMLQKEVVDRMAAGPGSKVYGRLSVMLQAYCQVTSLFVVPPGAFRPPPKVDSAVVRLVPRDPATININDHKRFAEVVKAAFGQRRKTLRNALNNVVSAEQFVAAGVRPDARAEQLDVAEFIALANAS, from the coding sequence ATGAATTCCCCGCATTCCCCCTCCGGCCCGGTGTTCACCGCCCCGGCCAAGAAGCAGCTTGGCCAGCATTTCCTGGCCGATCGCCACTACATCGACAAGATCGTGATGGCGGTCAACCCGAAAGACGGCGACCGGCTGGTCGAGATCGGCCCCGGCCAGGGCGCGATCACCCTGCCGCTGCTGCGCGTGCATCCGAAGCTGACGGTGATCGAGTTCGACCGCGACCTGATCGCGCCGCTGACCGCCGCCGCCGAACCGCTGGGCGAACTGACCATCGTCCACCGCGACGTGCTGCGGGTGGACTTCACCGAGCTGGCCGATGGCCAGCCGATCCGCCTGGTCGGCAACCTGCCCTACAACATCTCCTCGCCGATCCTGTTCCATGCACTGGAACATGCCGCGGTGATCCGCGACATGCACTTCATGCTGCAGAAGGAAGTGGTCGACCGCATGGCGGCCGGCCCCGGCAGCAAGGTGTACGGCCGGCTCAGCGTGATGCTGCAGGCCTACTGCCAGGTGACCTCGCTGTTCGTGGTGCCGCCGGGCGCATTCCGGCCGCCGCCGAAGGTCGATTCGGCCGTGGTGCGGCTGGTGCCGCGTGACCCGGCCACGATCAACATCAACGACCACAAGCGTTTCGCCGAGGTGGTCAAGGCCGCCTTCGGGCAGCGCCGCAAGACCCTGCGCAACGCCCTGAACAACGTGGTGTCCGCCGAACAGTTCGTTGCCGCCGGCGTGCGTCCCGATGCCCGCGCCGAACAGCTGGACGTGGCCGAATTCATCGCTTTGGCCAATGCCTCCTGA
- the pdxA gene encoding 4-hydroxythreonine-4-phosphate dehydrogenase PdxA, whose translation MRPELALVPGEPAGIGPELCVRLVQQPREDCRMLAFADPDTLRAAAAALNLPLQLLPEDAEARVPGDLRVRVVANAAQSHFGQANPANAGAVIGALLGAGQACLSGELHGVVTGPVHKAVINEGGIAYSGTTELLADQAGVKVVMMLANPIVRVALATTHLPLREVADAITAPRLEHTLRTLHAALRREFGLPAPRIAVLGLNPHAGEDGHLGREELDLIIPLMQRLRTEGMDLIGPLPADTAFLPAKLAGFDSVLAMYHDQGLPVLKYSGFEQAVNLTLGLPYPRVAVDHGTALDLAGRGIADPSSLQAATTLCAQLARQRTLSA comes from the coding sequence ATGCGCCCCGAGCTCGCTCTGGTACCGGGCGAGCCCGCCGGGATCGGCCCGGAGCTGTGTGTCCGCCTCGTCCAGCAGCCGCGTGAAGATTGCCGGATGCTGGCCTTCGCCGACCCGGATACCCTGCGCGCGGCTGCGGCCGCGCTGAACCTTCCCCTGCAACTGCTGCCCGAGGACGCCGAAGCACGCGTCCCCGGCGATCTGCGTGTGCGCGTTGTGGCCAATGCCGCCCAGAGCCACTTCGGCCAGGCCAACCCGGCCAATGCCGGGGCGGTCATCGGCGCCCTGCTGGGTGCCGGCCAGGCCTGCCTGTCCGGCGAACTGCACGGCGTGGTCACCGGCCCGGTGCACAAGGCGGTCATCAACGAAGGCGGCATCGCCTACAGCGGCACCACCGAACTGCTGGCCGACCAGGCCGGCGTGAAGGTGGTGATGATGCTGGCCAACCCCATCGTGCGCGTGGCCCTGGCCACCACCCACCTGCCGTTGCGCGAAGTGGCCGACGCGATCACCGCGCCCCGCCTGGAACACACCCTGCGCACCCTGCATGCCGCGCTGCGGCGCGAGTTCGGCCTGCCTGCACCCCGCATCGCCGTGCTCGGCCTGAACCCGCACGCCGGCGAAGACGGCCATCTGGGCCGCGAAGAGCTGGACCTGATCATTCCCCTGATGCAGCGCCTGCGCACAGAGGGCATGGACCTGATCGGGCCGCTGCCGGCCGATACCGCGTTCCTGCCGGCCAAGCTGGCCGGCTTCGACAGTGTGCTGGCGATGTACCACGACCAGGGCCTGCCGGTGCTGAAGTACTCGGGCTTCGAGCAGGCGGTGAACCTGACCCTGGGCCTGCCCTACCCACGCGTAGCAGTGGACCATGGCACCGCGCTGGACCTGGCCGGCCGCGGCATTGCCGATCCTTCGAGCCTGCAGGCGGCAACGACGTTGTGTGCGCAGCTTGCGCGGCAACGTACACTGAGCGCATGA
- a CDS encoding peptidylprolyl isomerase: MTKRFPVLLASLLAVSSVSAPLQVLAQEAQPLDRIAAVVDEDVILQSELQRAIANIKAQYAGRENQLPPEDVLSRQVLERLVLVKLQVARAQGSGIRVGDQELNQAMNSIAQQNGSNLDALRQRLAHDGIDFNDFRASVRDEITVQRLRQSFAQSRISVSEGEVDAALKQQATAGNQYHLAHILVALPDGANADQIATGQKKADGVKALLDKGELDFNAAAVRYSDSPNALEGGDLGWRSLDEIPQAFAQMMEKMKPGEVVGPIRGPSGFQLLKLVEVRDASAAAGASTVTEYHGRHILVRVDDHQTDAAAKAKIDTLRARIAGGADFETVAKESSEDNNSKGQGGDLGWFPADAFGPAFGQQVAGIQDGGVSQPFRTDAGWHILQRVATRQTDVTNDNQRAQVRETIGRRKLEDEYNRFLQELRGEAYVSFRSGDRAENTATPPQS, encoded by the coding sequence ATGACCAAGCGCTTCCCCGTTCTACTCGCCTCGCTGCTGGCGGTGTCCAGCGTGTCCGCCCCCCTGCAGGTGCTTGCCCAGGAGGCGCAGCCGCTCGACCGCATCGCCGCCGTCGTCGATGAGGACGTGATCCTGCAGAGCGAACTCCAGCGTGCGATCGCCAACATCAAGGCGCAGTACGCCGGCCGGGAAAACCAGCTGCCGCCGGAAGACGTGCTCAGCCGCCAGGTGCTCGAGCGCCTGGTGCTGGTCAAGCTGCAGGTGGCCCGCGCCCAGGGCAGCGGCATCCGTGTCGGCGACCAGGAGCTGAACCAGGCGATGAACTCCATCGCCCAGCAGAACGGTTCGAACCTGGATGCCCTGCGCCAGCGCCTGGCGCACGACGGCATCGATTTCAACGATTTCCGCGCCTCGGTGCGTGATGAGATCACCGTGCAGCGCCTGCGCCAGAGCTTCGCGCAGAGCCGCATCAGCGTCAGCGAGGGCGAGGTCGATGCCGCGCTGAAGCAGCAGGCCACTGCCGGCAACCAGTATCACCTGGCACACATCCTGGTCGCGCTGCCGGACGGCGCCAACGCCGACCAGATCGCCACCGGCCAGAAGAAGGCCGACGGTGTGAAGGCGCTGCTGGACAAGGGCGAACTGGACTTCAACGCGGCCGCCGTGCGCTATTCGGACAGCCCCAACGCGCTGGAAGGCGGCGACCTGGGCTGGCGCAGCCTGGATGAGATCCCGCAGGCGTTCGCGCAGATGATGGAAAAGATGAAGCCCGGCGAAGTGGTCGGCCCCATCCGCGGCCCCAGCGGCTTCCAGCTGCTGAAGCTGGTGGAAGTGCGCGATGCCAGTGCCGCTGCCGGCGCCAGCACCGTCACCGAGTACCACGGTCGCCACATCCTGGTGCGCGTGGACGATCATCAGACCGACGCGGCCGCCAAAGCCAAGATCGATACCCTGCGTGCCCGCATTGCTGGCGGCGCGGACTTCGAGACCGTGGCCAAGGAGTCCTCCGAGGACAACAACAGCAAGGGCCAGGGCGGCGATCTGGGCTGGTTCCCGGCCGATGCATTCGGTCCGGCCTTTGGCCAGCAGGTGGCCGGTATCCAGGACGGCGGCGTCAGCCAACCGTTCCGCACCGATGCCGGTTGGCACATCCTGCAGCGCGTGGCCACTCGCCAGACCGACGTGACCAACGACAACCAGCGTGCCCAGGTCCGCGAGACCATTGGCCGCCGCAAGCTGGAAGACGAGTACAACCGCTTCCTGCAGGAACTGCGTGGCGAAGCCTACGTCAGCTTCCGCAGCGGTGACCGTGCGGAAAACACCGCCACGCCGCCGCAGTCCTGA